One Phoenix dactylifera cultivar Barhee BC4 chromosome 14, palm_55x_up_171113_PBpolish2nd_filt_p, whole genome shotgun sequence DNA window includes the following coding sequences:
- the LOC103721703 gene encoding uncharacterized protein LOC103721703 — MRGEDQPSRVLYELCSLLLSVLRSPHLAGPEMPPPPTPLPARASTAVAEPRPARRPRPQLSLTGLASLLLGVSLAMMFCGSVTFAIGFILMPWVLGMVMVLSFIGIVSNLSGLGRAILCLSFPSASRVSSNEVPENAIASKPWVLSAYVGI, encoded by the exons ATGAGGGGCGAGGACCAGCCTTCGCGGGTTCTCTACGAGCTCtgctccctcctcctctccgtcCTCCGATCCCCCCACCTAGCCGGACCGGAGATGCCTCCGCCGCCGACGCCACTGCCTGCCCGGGCATCGACAGCTGTGGCGGAGCCCCGGCCAGCGAGGCGGCCTCGGCCGCAGCTGTCGCTGACGGGGCTGGCGTCGCTGCTGCTCGGGGTGTCGCTGGCGATGATGTTCTGCGGGTCGGTGACGTTCGCGATCGGGTTCATTCTGATGCCTTGGGTGTTGGGGATGGTGATGGTGCTCAGCTTCATTGGAATCGTCTCCAATCTTTCCGGGTTGGGGCGGGCGATCCTTTGCCTCAGCTTCCCCTCTGCGTCCAGAGTTTCGTCCAACGAGGTGCCAG AGAATGCTATTGCTAGCAAGCCTTGGGTGCTCTCTGCATATGTGGGTATCTGA